The Pseudoalteromonas translucida KMM 520 genome segment CTAATGGTGAGTTTTCGAGCCTGCCAATTGCTACCTTTAAAAATATTGAGAGTGTTAATATTAATGGTGCAAATGGCATCATTATTAACACTAAAGAAGGTGCGGTTAGGCTGACTGATGTTGCAGAAATCGCGTAAAAGATTCATTAGCCAGCGGGCTAAAAATTAAATAGTTTAGAGGTCAATTATGAGCTTCAATATTGCATTATCCGGCCTTGCTGCCGCACAAAAAGATTTAAACGTTACGGCAAATAATATAGCCAACGTAAATACTACGGGTTTTAAAGAGTCGCGCGCAGAATTTGCTGACGTGTATGCATCGTCGGTATTTAGTTCTGGTAAAACAAAAAATGGTGACGGCGTGCAAACGACTATGGTTGCACAACAATTTCACCAAGGATCATTACAGTTTACCAATAACTCGTTAGATTTAGCGATTACCGGTGAAGGTTACTTTGCAACTAGCCAAGACCTAGGCGCGCAAGATTTTACCTACACACGTGCCGGCGCATTTAAGTTAAACAAAGACAACTTTGTGGTAGATGCAAATGGCAGCTTTTTACAAGGTTTTCCGGTTGACCCTTCAACAGGTGATACTACATCAGTGAGTTTAAGTACTTCATCGGCTTTACAAATACCTGACTCGTCAGGATCGCCGCGTGCTACTTCAAGCGTGTATAGCTCGTTTAATTTAGACTCACGATCAATTGCACCTACAATTGCGTTTAACCCTACCGAAAGTGCAACTTATAATTCATCAACCTCAACAACCGTGTATGACTCACTCGGTGAGCCACATGTATTGCAGCTGTTTTTTGTAAAAAGCGACCCTGCAGTACCCGGTAATGAAAATCAATGGAACGTACACTCAACACTTGATGGTAAATCTTTTGGTGCCAATGGTGTTGAACAAACAGTAGCTCCGTACACTCCTATGACTACTTTTCAGTTTGACTCAAGTGGTTTACCACAAAGTACAGACAGTGCACCAAACTTAAGTAACACTTTTAATCCATTGTCTATAACTGCTGGAGGCGGTGGCACAGCGGGGCTTTCTGATTTATTAACTAATGGTGCTACCTTTCCTGCAGATATAGAAGTTAACTGGCGTGATGAAACTGGTACAGCTAATAAAATACCTACTCAATATGCAAGTCGCTTTGAAGTAAAAGCACTTGAGCAAGACGGTGCAACGGTTGGCCGTTTAGCGGGTATTGATATTGGTGCCGATGGTAAAGTTGTGGCTTCGTACAGTAATGGCGACTCAACGTTTTTAGGCCAGGTGGCTATGGTACGTTTTTCAAACTCACAAGGTTTACAACAAGTGGGCAGCACAGGTTGGAAAGCCAGTATAGCGTCAGGCGAGCCTATTGCTGGTGAACCTGGCTCTGGCACGTTAGGTAATATCAACTCATCAGCGCTTGAGCAATCAAACGTAAACTTAACTAACGAACTAGTTGATTTAATTAGCGCACAGCGTAATTTCCAAGCAAACTCGCGAGCGCTGGAAGTTAACTCAACAATTCAGCAAAGTATTCTACAAATTAGATAAGCACAATTTATTAATTTGAATATTCAAGGCTGCTTAATTGCAGCCTTTTTATTTTGGGCAACTAGCTTGCCGCCGCACACTAAGTACGAAAAAGCATATTTCCCTTCTTTTTATTGTTTTCTTATGCGTATTTACACTCCTTCAAAATAACAGTTTTTAGTATTAAATTTAATCTGGCGCATATATTGCATTTGTTCTTACAGAGATTTTTAAGTGAGTCGATGTTATGGATAAAATGGTCTACATTGCCGCGTCTGGCGCTAAGCAAAGCTTAATGGGGCTTGCCCTTAAAGCCAATAATTTGGCGAACGCAAATACCACAGGTTTTAAAGCCGACTTTGCCCAAGCTCGATCTATGCAAGCGTTTGGTGAAGGTTTGCCATCGCGGGTGTTTTCTATGGAAGAGCGCCCAGGTTCAAACATGACATCGGGTGGCATACAGCAAACCGGTCGCGAGCTCGACATTGCCATGAGCGATAACGCCTGGCTGAGTGTACAAGACGCCTCCGGCAACGAAGCTTATACAAAAGTAGGTACGCTTAACATTACCGCCGAAGGCATGTTAGTCACCAGCGGTGGTCGTCAAGTAATTGGCGAAGGCGGCCCTATTATTTTGCCAGTTCCGATTGAAAAAATAGAATTTAGTAAAGACGGTGCCATACAAGTACGCCCACAGGGCGCGCCGGCTAACTTTTTAGAAGAGGTTGATCGTTTAAAAGTGGTTGAGGCAAATAACTCAACACTTGAAAAAGGTAACGATGGTTTATTTAGACCAAAACCAAATCAAACGGTTGAAACCTCAGCTAACGTACAAGTGATAAGCGGCGCATTAGAAATGTCGAACGTTAATCCGGTACACGAAATGGTCGATATGATCAGCCATCAACGCCAATTTGAATTACAAGTAAAGCTAATGAAAACAGCAGAAGAAATAGATCAATCGCAAGATCAGCTGTTGCGCATAGTTTAACTTTAAAATGAGGACACGATTATGAATCCAGCATTGTGGATCAGTAAAACCGGGCTTGACGCCCAACAAACCGACATTTCGGTTATTTCTAATAACTTAGCCAACGCCAGTACGGTTGGTTATAAAAAAAGCCGCGCCGTTTTTGAAGATTTACTTTACCAAAACATTAATCAACCAGGCGGTCGCTCATCGCAAGATACCGAAATGCCATCAGGTTTAATGCTAGGTGCTGGTGCCAAAGTAGTAGCTAACCAAAAAAACTTTTCGCAAGGTAATATGTTAACCACTGAAAATTCACTGGATTGGATGATTTCTGGTTCAGGCTTTTTTGAAGTACTGCAGCCAGATGGCAATATTGCTTATTCGCGCAACGGACAATTTACTACCGATGGCGACGGGCGAGTTGTAACCTCGGGTGCTGGTTATGTAGTTCAACCAGAAATGAACGTACCCGACGACGCGCAATCAATCACCGTATCGCAAGACGGTGAAGTGTCTGTACGCGTTGCAGGGCAGGCCGATAACGTGGTTATTGGGCAAATTACCATTAGTGACTTTATTAATCCGTCGGGCCTTGAGCCTATAGGGCAAAATCTTTACACCGAAACCGCAGTAAGTGGTGCGCCAGTGCAGGGTAACCCTGGGGTTGATGGGCTAGGCACTATTATTCAAGGCTCACTAGAAACGTCAAACGTAAACGTAACCGAAGAGTTGGTAAACCTAATAGAAACCCAACGTGTTTACGAAATGAACTCAAAAGTAATTTCGGCAGTTGATGAAATGATGAGCTACATCAATCAGCAATTATAATATTTTAGAGGTTATTATGCGCAATATTATATTATTTGCAGCGGGTACTTTATTGTTAAGTGGCTGTGTTTCTACACAAAATAGTGATGTAGTACAAGACGACCCTTACTATTCGCCCATGTACCCAGAACCCAATGTTGAACCGGCAGTTGCTAATGGCTCACTGTTTAATACGTATTTATCGAACGACTTATACGCCGATAAAAAAGCACTGCGTACTGGCGATATAATCACAGTTAAATTGCAAGAATCTACGCAAGCCTCTAAAGCGGCAAAAACAGAAACTGATAAACAGTCAGACGCAAAACTCGACCCCGTTATTGGTTTAGGCGGATTACCGGTAAATATTGGCGGCGACAGCATTCAATTTGGTATTGGCAGCGACGCGTCATTTAAAGGCGACTCAAAATCAAATCAGTCAAATAGTTTAGCCGGTGATATATCGGTAAACGTAATGCGTGTTTTACCTAATGGTAATTTAGTTATTCGCGGCGAAAAATGGCTAACGTTAAACTCGGGCGAAGAATTTATTCGTTTAGAGGGATTAGTAAGGCCAGAAGATGTAACTGCAGATAATACCGTGCAGTCAAATAGAATTGCTAATGCACGAATTCAATATTCGGGCAAAGGGCAAACTCAAGAAGCACAAAGTGCCGGTTGGCTAACACGCTTTTTTAGTAGCTCACTTTTTCCTTTTTAGAGGACATTCATTATGAATGTATTTAAAGTTTTTTATTTAATGGTGTTACTTGGCTGGCAACTTCCTGCCATGGCCGAGCGCATTAAAGATGTGTCTATGGTTGAGGGTGTACGCTCAAACCAATTAGTAGGCTATGGCCTAGTTGTTGGCTTACCTGGTACGGGCGAGCAAAGCCGATTTACCGAGCAAAGCTTTAAAGGCATGTTAAACAGCTTTGGCATTACGTTACCAGCAAGCTTAAAACCAAAAATTAAAAACGTGGCTGCGGTTGCAGTGCATGCTGAACTGCCGCCTTTTAGAAAGCCCGGGCAAACTATTGATATTACCGTATCGTCTATTGGTAGTGCAGGTAGTTTACGTGGTGGTACTTTATTGCAAACCTTTTTAAAGGGGGTCGACGGCAACGTATATGCTATTGGCCAAGGTAGTTTAATTGTAGGTGGTTTAGGCGCTGAAGGGCTTGATGGCAGTAAAGTTGTTATAAACACGCCAACAGTGGGGCGCATTCCAAATGGCGCAACCGTTGAGCGCGCAGTTAAAAGCCCATTTATGCAAAACGACTATATTACTTTTAACTTAAATCGCCCAGACTTTACTACCGCTAAGCGATTAGAAAAAACCATAAACGATTTAGTTGGCCCAAATAGCGCCCAAGCACTCGATGCTGCGTCTATTAGAGTGATTGCCCCAAGAGACGCCTCGCAGCGCGTGTCTTACTTATCAACGCTCGAAAACCTAGAATTTACCCCGGCAGATACAGCAGCAAAAATTATTGTTAACTCGCGCACTGGTACTATTGTTATTGGTAAAAATGTAAAGCTGCAACCAGCTGCTATTACTCACGGTGGCTTAACAGTAACGATTGCCGAGCAATTAAATGTATCGCAACCAAATGCTTTTAGTGATGGCGATACCGTTGTTACTCAGCAAAGTATTATAGATATAAAACAAGACGACTCACGGGCATTTGTATTTAACCCAGGAGTGAGCTTAGATGACCTAGTACGTGCTATAAACGAAGTAGGCGCCGCACCTGGCGATTTAATGGCAATACTAGAAGCCCTAAAAGAAGCCGGCGCAATAAACGGCCAGCTAGTCGTAATTTAAAACAACGTAATGCTATCGGTGGTCAGTTTTAAAAGCTGACAACCGATGGCATATAGCTCCACACTTTCCCCTCTGGCTCAATTTTTGCATTGCTTTATACATTATTCATTATTGTGTCAAAAAGCTGATGGAAACAAATCACCTCGATAAGCAAAACTTTTTTGATTTAGGTAACTTAAACGCTTTGCGTAAAGATGCCTTAAACAGTGGCGACGCGTCTAGTGATGCCTCAAAAGCGGCTCTCAAAAAAGCAGCGGCACAATTTGAAGCCATATTTACGCAAATGCTGCTTAAAAGCATGCGCAAAGCCAGCGAAGCCTTCGAAGACAAAGAAAGCCCATTAAATTCAAGTAGCGTAAAGTTTTTTGAAGAAATGCATGATCAGCAACTTTCATCAGAGCTCTCGTCTAATGGCTCATTAGGGCTTGCCGATTTAATAGTGCAGCAACTTTCTCCTACGGCAAAAAATTACACCCCAGCTTCAGTACTCAGAACCAGTAACGATCTTTTAAGCGATCAGCGTGCTGGCATAGAGTTGCCGCAGCAACAGCGTAAAAAAGCCGTAGCCGAGCCTGTAGATAAAAGCGCTATGAACACCGAAAAGCCAGAAGTAGCTAAGCCAAACTTTGAAACAGCCGAAGAGTTTGTAAGTTCGGTATGGGAGCATGCTAAAACAGCGGCTAAAAAAATTGGTTTAAATCCTGCTGTTATGGTGGCTCAAGCAGCGCTTGAAACCGGTTGGGGTAAGCATATTATTAATAAAAGCGACGGTAACAGCTCAAATAACTTATTTAATATTAAGTCAGATAAAAGCTGGCAGGGCGAAAAAGCCAACAAAGTTACCTTAGAGTTTGAACAAGGTGCTGCAGTTAAAAAACAAGCCAGTTTTAGGGCTTACGACTCAATAAAAGACAGCGTGAACGACTTTGTTGATTTTTTAACCCAAAACCCACGCTATCAACAAGCATTACAAAATACCGCTAAACCGGCAGCGTTTTTAGACTCATTACAACAAGCCGGTTATGCAACAGACCCAAATTATGCGGATAAAATAAAGCGCGTACTTAACAGTAGCGAGCTAAAAAATATTGCAACAAACGTGATCCGCCAAGGAGTAAAGTAACATGTCGTTTAATTTATTAAACATTGCCAATTCAGGAATAAGAGCAAACACTGATCTGTTGCAAACAACCAGTAAAAATATTGCCAATGTAAATACCGACGGCTATGTGCGCGAGCGTACAGAGCATGGCACCATGATCGACAATCAAGTCGGCAAAGGTAATACCTACAGGTTACTTAATGAATTTGCACAAAAACAATTAAACAGAGACACCTCAAATAAAACGTTTTTTGATCAGTTTGTAAGTGAAGCAAACCGAGTAGACACGTTGTTTTCGCAAGAAGCGAATAGCTTATCGACTGGTATAAACTCGCTATTTAATAACGTGCAAGAAGCGCTTAATCAGCCATCGTCAACGGTTGCACGTTCGTTAGTAATGACTAACGCCGATAGCTTAATAAGCCAAATGGATAGGTTATCGGGAATAGTGCTGGATCAAAAAAATGTTGTAAATGAGCAGCTCGAAATATTCTCCGATGAAGCCAATACCTTAATTCAAAAAATAGGATCGTTAAACCAACAAATTGCTGGTGTTAATGGTACTAACAACGCATCTGCTGCAAGCGGAACATATAACGAGCGCGATAAAGCGATTCGCGATTTATCAGAGTTAATCGACATTGAAACGCTCGACGGCCCCAATGGTGAAAAACTTGTTTTTATGGGCAGCGGTGAAGCGGTTGTAATGCAAAACGGCTCGTTTAACTTATTTTCGATGCGCGGCGACCCCGATCCAAACTTTAAAGAACTGCGCTTAGATGTAAATGGCGGCAAAGCTGTGCCGCTTGAGGTTGATGCCAGTAAATTAAAAGGCAAAATAGGTGGTTTACTTGCCTTCAGAGACGATATTTTAGTACCTGCACAAAATCAAATAGGCCAAATGGGTTTAGCGTTAGCAGATGCATTTAATCAGCAAAACCGTTTGGGAATGGATGCTAACGGTAAATTGGGTGGCGATATATTCAATATACCTACGGCAAAGGGGTTTGCCTATCAAGCTAATACCGGCGGTGCGGGTGTTAGTGCAACAGTAGAACCCGGTAAAGGCAGTAATTTACCAGCCAGTGATTTTATTGTGACTTATACAGCAAACCCAAATGAAGTGAGTATTCAGCCAGTAGATAATAAAGGTGAGCCATTAGGCGCTGCTACAACAGCAACATTTGTAGGCGGCGAAATTAACTCGGTAAATAACCCTGGTGTTGATTTATTTGGCTTGCAGCTGACTATGGCTGGTGCAGGTAATGAAGGCGATAAATTTCAAATTAAACTTAACTCAGAAGCCGCCGCTAATATCACTCTCGCCACCGGGCGCGGTGAAGACCTAGCGCTCGCATCGCCAATACGCACCGCCGATGACATAAATAATACCGGTAGTGGCGCTATTTCTGCAGGCAGTGTGAGTAGTGTTACCGCTGGTGGTTTTACAACTACGACTCCTCCTGCACTCGCTAATGGAGATATAACCATAGTTAAAGCAGCGGGTACAAATGATTACTTAATTAGCGATGGAAACGGTGCCAATGTGCCAATTACTATTGCACCACCAGGTAAAAATGTTTTGGCTGGCCTTGGTGCTCCTTATGACGGTTATGGCTTTGATTTTGATATTGAAGGCTCGCCAGCAACAGGCGATAGCTTTACGTTAGAGTTTAACAAAGGCGGCTTTGACGATAACCGCAATGGCTTAAAGTTAGCCGAGTTACAAAATGGTGACTTGGTGCGTCAAAATGTTGTTTCAAGCTCAGATGCCGATAACCATAAAACGTTTAACCAAGCGTATGCCGGATTAGTAACCGATATTGGTGTGGTAACAGGCCAAGCTAAAACAAACGGCGCAGCATTCGACGCACTCGCACAGCAGTCAGAGGCATGGTACGAGTCGTTATCTGGGGTAAACCTTGACGAAGAAGCGGCTAATTTACTGCGCTTTCAACAATCTTACGCGGCTTCAGCTCAGGTGCTTTCTGCTGCACGTTCTATTTTTGACACTTTACTTAGTGCCACGAGGTAATTATGCGCTTATCAAATAACTTAATGTATCAAAACAGCATTAATAAAATACTACAAAATCAAAATGGCGTAGCAAACGCACAAGAGCGAGTAAATACTGGGCAAAAGTATTTATCTACCTCAGAAGCGCCTGCCGATATATCGCAAGCTATGCTATATACCAATAAAATACAAAGTAATGAGCAATATACAAAAAATATTAATCAGCTCAATGGCCGACTAAAAACCGAAGAAAGCGTACTGCAAGGTATTAACGAAAGTATTCAAGCGGCTAAAGACATTGCTTTAAAAGCAGGTAATGGCGCATACAGTAAAGACGACTTAAAGTCGTTAGCGTCGGAGCTAACCGAAATACAAAAAACGTTAGCTAATTTAATGAACACCCGTTCAGAAGACGGTAAATATATATTTTCAGGCTACCAAGACAGCACGCAACCGTATCAGTTTGATGCCGCCAGCGGCAAATACAATTACCAAGGCGATCAAGGTCAGCATAAAATTACTATTGCCGAAGGTGTGTCAATTAAATCTAGCGACAACGGCTACGACACCTTTGAAAAAACCAATGCACGCCTCGATGTAACATCTAATGCAGGCGATGCAACAAGTACGCTTGCGGGTTCTGTTTATGTAGATAAACAAGGCGTGTTCGATCAGTTTCATAAAGAGCAATATAACGCTGATCCAGACCCTTTAGTGTCAGCCACAGCAAATACTTTTAATGTAGTGGTTACTGCCGGTGCTAACCCAGGCGATCTGGATCAGTATGAAATTTTACGAGATGGAGTAGCGCAAACACCACCTGTTAGCGGAAATGTAACCGACGAGCCAATAGAGTTTGCCGGAATGAAAATTCAGCTCACTGGCGCAGCACCTGGGCAGCAGCTCGATTTTAGCCTAGAAAAACCCCACAAAGAAAACGTACTTAATACGCTACAAGGTTTAATTACAGGCTTAAATAATGGCACGCTTACGGGGGACGATTTTCAGCAAGTACTTAACGATGGTGTAACGCAGCTGCAAAACGCCAGCGAACAAGTCGTGTTTACCCAAGCCAGTTTAGGCGGGCGGATGAATGTGCTAGAAAGAGTAACCGACTCTAACTCTGCGTTAGACATTCAAAACCAAAGTAATCGTTCAAGCCTGCTTGAAGTAGATATGGCCGCTGCAATTAGCGAACTCACTCAGCAAGAAACCGCACTCCAGGCGTCGCAGGCCACATTTGGCCGTTTAGCTAAATTATCACTATTTGATTATATTTAAAGATAAAGAGCAGGTTTGAGGTGTCAGGTATCAGGTTTTAGGTAGAAATTAACCAAGCACGGTGTGAAAGAGCAGGTTTTAGGTGTCAGGTATCAGGTTTTAGGTAGAAATTAACCAAGAACGGTGTGAAAGAGCAGGTTTGAGGTGTCAGGTATCAGGTTTTAGGCAAAAACTAGTCAAGCTAGGCGTTTTTGTTGATGGAGGCGCGGTTATATACCGCGCTTTTTGGTTATCGACTATCTGACACCTTTAGTTTTTTGTCATTTACTGCTTTTTGTGCAAATG includes the following:
- the flgE gene encoding flagellar hook protein FlgE, producing the protein MSFNIALSGLAAAQKDLNVTANNIANVNTTGFKESRAEFADVYASSVFSSGKTKNGDGVQTTMVAQQFHQGSLQFTNNSLDLAITGEGYFATSQDLGAQDFTYTRAGAFKLNKDNFVVDANGSFLQGFPVDPSTGDTTSVSLSTSSALQIPDSSGSPRATSSVYSSFNLDSRSIAPTIAFNPTESATYNSSTSTTVYDSLGEPHVLQLFFVKSDPAVPGNENQWNVHSTLDGKSFGANGVEQTVAPYTPMTTFQFDSSGLPQSTDSAPNLSNTFNPLSITAGGGGTAGLSDLLTNGATFPADIEVNWRDETGTANKIPTQYASRFEVKALEQDGATVGRLAGIDIGADGKVVASYSNGDSTFLGQVAMVRFSNSQGLQQVGSTGWKASIASGEPIAGEPGSGTLGNINSSALEQSNVNLTNELVDLISAQRNFQANSRALEVNSTIQQSILQIR
- a CDS encoding flagellar basal body rod protein FlgF, translated to MDKMVYIAASGAKQSLMGLALKANNLANANTTGFKADFAQARSMQAFGEGLPSRVFSMEERPGSNMTSGGIQQTGRELDIAMSDNAWLSVQDASGNEAYTKVGTLNITAEGMLVTSGGRQVIGEGGPIILPVPIEKIEFSKDGAIQVRPQGAPANFLEEVDRLKVVEANNSTLEKGNDGLFRPKPNQTVETSANVQVISGALEMSNVNPVHEMVDMISHQRQFELQVKLMKTAEEIDQSQDQLLRIV
- the flgG gene encoding flagellar basal-body rod protein FlgG, whose amino-acid sequence is MNPALWISKTGLDAQQTDISVISNNLANASTVGYKKSRAVFEDLLYQNINQPGGRSSQDTEMPSGLMLGAGAKVVANQKNFSQGNMLTTENSLDWMISGSGFFEVLQPDGNIAYSRNGQFTTDGDGRVVTSGAGYVVQPEMNVPDDAQSITVSQDGEVSVRVAGQADNVVIGQITISDFINPSGLEPIGQNLYTETAVSGAPVQGNPGVDGLGTIIQGSLETSNVNVTEELVNLIETQRVYEMNSKVISAVDEMMSYINQQL
- the flgH gene encoding flagellar basal body L-ring protein FlgH, whose product is MRNIILFAAGTLLLSGCVSTQNSDVVQDDPYYSPMYPEPNVEPAVANGSLFNTYLSNDLYADKKALRTGDIITVKLQESTQASKAAKTETDKQSDAKLDPVIGLGGLPVNIGGDSIQFGIGSDASFKGDSKSNQSNSLAGDISVNVMRVLPNGNLVIRGEKWLTLNSGEEFIRLEGLVRPEDVTADNTVQSNRIANARIQYSGKGQTQEAQSAGWLTRFFSSSLFPF
- a CDS encoding flagellar basal body P-ring protein FlgI, producing the protein MNVFKVFYLMVLLGWQLPAMAERIKDVSMVEGVRSNQLVGYGLVVGLPGTGEQSRFTEQSFKGMLNSFGITLPASLKPKIKNVAAVAVHAELPPFRKPGQTIDITVSSIGSAGSLRGGTLLQTFLKGVDGNVYAIGQGSLIVGGLGAEGLDGSKVVINTPTVGRIPNGATVERAVKSPFMQNDYITFNLNRPDFTTAKRLEKTINDLVGPNSAQALDAASIRVIAPRDASQRVSYLSTLENLEFTPADTAAKIIVNSRTGTIVIGKNVKLQPAAITHGGLTVTIAEQLNVSQPNAFSDGDTVVTQQSIIDIKQDDSRAFVFNPGVSLDDLVRAINEVGAAPGDLMAILEALKEAGAINGQLVVI
- the flgJ gene encoding flagellar assembly peptidoglycan hydrolase FlgJ: METNHLDKQNFFDLGNLNALRKDALNSGDASSDASKAALKKAAAQFEAIFTQMLLKSMRKASEAFEDKESPLNSSSVKFFEEMHDQQLSSELSSNGSLGLADLIVQQLSPTAKNYTPASVLRTSNDLLSDQRAGIELPQQQRKKAVAEPVDKSAMNTEKPEVAKPNFETAEEFVSSVWEHAKTAAKKIGLNPAVMVAQAALETGWGKHIINKSDGNSSNNLFNIKSDKSWQGEKANKVTLEFEQGAAVKKQASFRAYDSIKDSVNDFVDFLTQNPRYQQALQNTAKPAAFLDSLQQAGYATDPNYADKIKRVLNSSELKNIATNVIRQGVK
- the flgK gene encoding flagellar hook-associated protein FlgK, with product MSFNLLNIANSGIRANTDLLQTTSKNIANVNTDGYVRERTEHGTMIDNQVGKGNTYRLLNEFAQKQLNRDTSNKTFFDQFVSEANRVDTLFSQEANSLSTGINSLFNNVQEALNQPSSTVARSLVMTNADSLISQMDRLSGIVLDQKNVVNEQLEIFSDEANTLIQKIGSLNQQIAGVNGTNNASAASGTYNERDKAIRDLSELIDIETLDGPNGEKLVFMGSGEAVVMQNGSFNLFSMRGDPDPNFKELRLDVNGGKAVPLEVDASKLKGKIGGLLAFRDDILVPAQNQIGQMGLALADAFNQQNRLGMDANGKLGGDIFNIPTAKGFAYQANTGGAGVSATVEPGKGSNLPASDFIVTYTANPNEVSIQPVDNKGEPLGAATTATFVGGEINSVNNPGVDLFGLQLTMAGAGNEGDKFQIKLNSEAAANITLATGRGEDLALASPIRTADDINNTGSGAISAGSVSSVTAGGFTTTTPPALANGDITIVKAAGTNDYLISDGNGANVPITIAPPGKNVLAGLGAPYDGYGFDFDIEGSPATGDSFTLEFNKGGFDDNRNGLKLAELQNGDLVRQNVVSSSDADNHKTFNQAYAGLVTDIGVVTGQAKTNGAAFDALAQQSEAWYESLSGVNLDEEAANLLRFQQSYAASAQVLSAARSIFDTLLSATR
- the flgL gene encoding flagellar hook-associated protein FlgL, with product MRLSNNLMYQNSINKILQNQNGVANAQERVNTGQKYLSTSEAPADISQAMLYTNKIQSNEQYTKNINQLNGRLKTEESVLQGINESIQAAKDIALKAGNGAYSKDDLKSLASELTEIQKTLANLMNTRSEDGKYIFSGYQDSTQPYQFDAASGKYNYQGDQGQHKITIAEGVSIKSSDNGYDTFEKTNARLDVTSNAGDATSTLAGSVYVDKQGVFDQFHKEQYNADPDPLVSATANTFNVVVTAGANPGDLDQYEILRDGVAQTPPVSGNVTDEPIEFAGMKIQLTGAAPGQQLDFSLEKPHKENVLNTLQGLITGLNNGTLTGDDFQQVLNDGVTQLQNASEQVVFTQASLGGRMNVLERVTDSNSALDIQNQSNRSSLLEVDMAAAISELTQQETALQASQATFGRLAKLSLFDYI